In one Cyclopterus lumpus isolate fCycLum1 chromosome 24, fCycLum1.pri, whole genome shotgun sequence genomic region, the following are encoded:
- the emilin1a gene encoding LOW QUALITY PROTEIN: EMILIN-1a (The sequence of the model RefSeq protein was modified relative to this genomic sequence to represent the inferred CDS: inserted 3 bases in 3 codons; deleted 2 bases in 2 codons) — METGLYLLACFSLARVSWGLGGYGESGVQTGQRAASRHRNWCAYVVTRTVSCVMEDGVETYIKPDYQRCTWGQCPRVAYRTYRRPRYKVAYKMVTEMEWKCCHGYSGEDCHNGPKGTGDAQASGGRPRVTQTGLNTGGGQTGGGRGGDGEKIKQLEETIRGLAKDLHNMQTTIHGMNQRLPGLNGAIVPADSAQPHMKETINSIQTKLDHLYNRTQVHDQTLLNINNHLVNGGGNELDGEARGGGRGGEEGGGRRGEGGEGGEGGNQLTTLKEEILTELERRVSLSCSSCQAGVEDLKRQQQEDRERIQGLEKLISSMDQHVRQSLDVSRSETQRSQACCNTVTELEKKLSTLEVRVTSTADRCDVVKGRLDKELAGTGGGKGRVTEDRLTGRLRELEKKVNSTVRKTEQRCTNTGNNVKDSVQRDVTQLRNMVLSRLDEHGFKIGKLELDVAVLGHTVTDHSRRLGQLGNITAFLDRRLTSTANMCNETCGPNGKGRKTDDTVKTLEWRVVANQEDIQKFNTRLNDLSVSGDSLVDRVINLTDDLKKIIAVTGESGEHFNRIVTEVETLGRDLEDCSICGSVEADLRSLANSTRNGIGKCQTELTDLRSKVDSGESACSQVCSNLQEEVGQLREDVEECTGQCKVDVNDLKERLDGHGVHSGRLGGDLKSIQGQLAGVMVTFSSINDTLKGLGRTVQTHGNTLTDLSNTKDNIISEVDVLQKELTDHVDDSKIQFDNVGNDIQILRSNYAKEVGECLRSADGLERRLSKLEGVCGRLDSFSDSLEKIRKGLERHVSGLWSCVNGLNVTVTSHGELIHDIQYVQLEDVHSDIHRLNSSVVDLVKEFHSFIELDFMGPPGLPGPHGERGERGPRVPSDPKGGSGPQGREGKQGLAGAPGLRGEQGPAGSDAHVPRLXFSAALTRPMRSAGTIVFNEVFVNENKVYNPKQGYFTAPVSGKYFFSAILTGHKNMKIEAVLSKSNTGVARVDSAGYQPEGLEKPMAEXKHIPGAVAVFNIILPWXAGDTVCIDLVHRQTGVLLEPLTIFSGTLLYETRLIGMRRRCNRSQPVRWSGKSTEPLSRTGH; from the exons ATGGAGACGGGGCTGTACCTGCTCGCCTGCTTCTCGTTGGCCCGGGTCAGCTGGGGTCTCGGAGGATACGGGGAGTCCGGTGTTCAGACGGGACAGAGGGCGGCCAGCAGGCACAG GAACTGGTGCGCCTACGTGGTGACACGCACCGTGAGCTGCGTGATGGAGGACGGGGTGGAGACGTACATCAAACCGGACTACCAGCGCTGCACCTGGGGCCAATGTCCCCGAGTCGC CTACCGAACATACAGGAGGCCGCGGTACAAGGTGGCttacaagatggtgacggaaatGGAGTGGAAGTGTTGCCACGGTTACTCCGGGGAGGACTGCCACAACGGGCCTAAGGGAACCGGCGACGCCCAAGCCAGTGGAGGGCGACCCCGCGTCACGCAGACGGGCCTCAACACAGGCGGCGGCCAAACAGGGGGGGGCCGAGGCG GGGACGGGGAGAAGATCAAGCAGCTGGAAGAAACCATCCGCGGTCTGGCCAAAGACCTGCACAACATGCAGACCACCATCCACGGCATGAACCAGCGGCT GCCTGGTCTGAATGGGGCTATTGTCCCTGCTGACTCAGCTCAGCCACACATGAAGGAAACCATCAACAGCATCCAGACCAAGCTGGACCATCTCTACAACCGGACTCAG GTCCATGACCAGACTCTGCTCAACATCAACAACCACCTGGTGAACGGAGGGGGCAACGAGCTGGACGGagaggccagaggaggaggaagaggaggagaagaaggaggaggaagaagaggagaaggaggagaaggaggagaaggaggaaacCAGCTCACCACCCTGAAGGAGGAGATCCTGACGGAGCTGGAGAGAAGGGTGTCTCTGTCCTGCTCTTCATGCCAG GCCGGCGTGGAGGACCTGAAGCGCCAGCAGCAAGAGGACAGGGAGCGCATCCAGGGTCTGGAGAAGCTGATCAGCTCCATGGACCAGCACGTGAGGCAGAGCCTGGACGTCTCCCGCAGCGAGACCCAGCGCTCCCAGGCCTGCTGCAACACAGTCACCGAGCTGGAGAAGAAGCTGTCCACTCTAGAGGTCCGAGTCACCTCCACGGCCGACAGGTGCGACGTTGTGAAAGGCCGGCTGGACAAGGAGCTGGCCGGGACGGGCGGGGGGAAGGGCCgagtgacagaggacaggtTGACCGGCAGGCTCAGAGAACTGGAGAAGAAGGTGAATAGCACAGTGAGGAAGACAGAGCAGAGGTGCACCAACACAGGGAACAACGTGAAGGACAGCGTCCAGAGAGACGTCACGCAGCTGCGCAACATGGTCCTCAGCCGCCTTGACGAACACGGCTTCAAGATCGGCAAGCTGGAACTGGACGTGGCCGTCCTCGGACACACGGTCACCGACCACAGCCGGCGTTTAGGTCAGCTGGGGAACATCACAGCCTTCCTGGACAGAAGGCTGACGTCCACCGCAAACATGTGTAACGAGACCTGCGGGCCCAACGGGAAAGGACGCAAGACGGACGACACGGTGAAAACCCTCGAGTGGAGAGTCGTGGCCAACCAAGAGGACATCCAGAAGTTTAACACCAGGCTGAACGACCTGTCCGTGTCAGGGGACTCGCTGGTCGACAGAGTCATCAACCTAACGGACGACCTCAAAAAGATAATCGCTGTGACGGGAGAGAGCGGCGAGCATTTCAACCGGATCGTCACGGAGGTCGAAACGTTGGGCCGCGATCTGGAGGACTGTTCCATTTGCGGCAGCGTGGAGGCCGACCTGCGCTCTCTTGCCAACTCCACCAGGAACGGCATCGGCAAGTGCCAAACAGAACTGACAGATCTGCGGAGTAAGGTTGACTCGGGAGAGTCGGCCTGCTCTCAGGTGTGCTCCAACCTTCAGGAGGAGGTCGGGCAGCTCagagaggatgtggaggagtgCACGGGACAGTGTAAGGTCGACGTGAACGATCTGAAGGAACGCCTGGACGGTCACGGCGTCCACAGCGGTAGATTAGGGGGGGATCTGAAGTCCATCCAAGGACAGCTGGCCGGGGTCATGGTCACATTTAGCTCCATCAATGACACCCTGAAGGGCCTGGGGAGGACTGTGCAGACACATGGGAACACACTCACTGATCTGAGCAACACCAAGGACAACATCATCTCTGAGG TGGACGTCCTGCAGAAGGAACTGACCGATCATGTCGATGACTCCAAGATTCAGTTCGACAACGTGGGCAACGACATCCAAATACTGAGGAGCAACTACGCAAAGGAGGTCGGGGAGTGC TTGCGGTCCGCCGACGGCCTGGAGAGAAGACTCTCCAAGCTGGAGGGAGTG TGTGGGCGCCTGGACTCCTTTTCTGACAGCCTGGAGAAGATCAGGAAGGGCCTGGAGCGACACGTGTCCGGGCTGTGGAGCTGCGTTAATGGACTCAATGTCACGGTGACGTCTCACGGAGAGCTCATCCACGACATCCAGTACGTGCAGCTGGAGGACGTCCACTCTGACATACACAGACTGAACTCGTCTGTGGTGGACCTGGTGAAGGAGTTCCACAGTTTCATCGAGCTGGACTTCATGG GTCCACCTGGTCTGCCGGGCCCCCATGGAGAGAGAGGCGAGCGGGGACCCAGGGTCCCGTCGGACCCCAAGGGAGGGTCAGGACCCCAGGGCAGGGAGGGCAAGCAGGGACTAGCTGGAGCCCCAG GTCTCAGAGGCGAACAGG GTCCTGCAGGGTCCGATGCCCACGTGCCACGCC TCTTTTCCGCTGCGCTGACCCGCCCAATGAGAAGCGCAGGGACCATAGTGTTCAACGAGGTCTTCGTCAACGAAAATAAGGTCTACAATCCAAAACAG G GGTATTTCACAGCTCCAGTGAGTGGGAAGTACTTCTTCAGCGCCATCTTGACGGGCCATAAGAACATGAAGATCGAGGCGGTGTTGTCCAAGTCCAACACGGGCGTGGCCCGAGTGGACTCGGCCGGGTACCAGCCCGAGGGCCTGGAGAAGCCCATGGCGG GCAAGCACATCCCCGGAGCTGTGGCCGTCTTCAACATCATCCTGCCAT AGGCCGGGGACACGGTCTGCATCGACCTGGTCCACCGGCAAACTGGCGTTCTCCTCGAGCCGCTGACCATCTTCAGCGGGACGCTGCTGTACGAGACCCGTCTGATCGGAATGCGCCGTCGATGTAATCGTTCTCAACCTGTACGCTGGTCTGGAAAGAGTACAGAGCCACTGTCACGGACAGGACACTGA